TTGGGAGCAAATGTCACCCTTGTTGATAGCTTAATTCCCGAGTACGGAGGTAATTTATTCAATATTTACGATATTAAAAATCAAGTTACCTTAAATATTACCGATGTGCGCGATCCATTTGCCATGGCTTACCTTATACAGGGTCAAGATTTTCTGTTTAATCTAGCAGGTCAAACCAGTCATCTTGACTCGATGAATGACCCACAAACTGACCTAGATATTAACGCATCTGCTCAATTATCTATTCTAGAAGCTTGTCGTAAACATAACCAAAATATTACCATAATTTTTGCTAGTACCCGTCAATTATACGGCAAACCGGAATATCTTCCCGTGGACGAAAATCATCCAATTCGACCCGTTGACGTTAATGGCATTAATAAACTAGCAGGAGAATGGTATCATCTTCTTTATAATAATGTTCATAAGATTCGTGCTTGTGCTTTGCGGTTAACTAATACCTACGGGCCTGGAATGAGAGTTAAGGATGCGCGGCAAACTTTTTTAGGAATTTGGATTCGGAAATTAATTGAGGGAAAACCGATACAAGTTTTCGGAGAAGGAACTCAATTAAGAGACTTTAATTATGTGGATGATGTGGTAGATGCTTTGTTAATGGTCGCCGGTAATGACAAAGCTAATGGAGAGGTATTTAATTTGGGTAGTTCCGAATATATAAACCTAAAAGATTTAGCCGCTCTCTTGGTAGAACTTTATCAAGATGGAACCTATGAACTAATTCCTTTTCCCCCAGAAAGAAAGATAATTGATATTGGTGATTACTATAGTGATTACACCAAAATTAATCAGGTTATCCACTGGAGTCCACAAGTTTCTCTAAAAGAAGGATTAAGCAAAACCTTGAACTATTATCGTCAAAACTCTCGCCATTATTGGCAACCATAAAGCTATGATTTTAATGAATGATTTTGCAGCAGAACCCGAAGAACTGATACAAGCACAGATAAACGCTGTGGAAAAAGTTATTAGGTCAGGATGGTATATTTTAGGAAAAGAAGTTAGTAACTTTGAGAAGATTTGGGCTCAACGATGTCAGGTTTCCCACGCTGTTGGAGTTGCCAACGGTATGGATGCCATAGAAATCGGTTTGCGTTGTTTAAACTTACAATCAGGGGATGAAGTTATCACTACTCCTCTGACCGCTTTTGCTACAGTATTAGCAATTATAAGAGCAGGTTTAGTACCAGTTTTAGCTGATATCGACCCCCAGACTGGATTATTGGATACTGATAGTGTAGAACGCTGTTTATCTAATCGGACTAAAGCAATTTTATTAGTTCATTTATATGGACAAATTGCTCAAATTGATCGCTGGCTAGAATTAAGCGATAATCGTAATATTATTTTATTAGAAGACTGCGCCCAAGCTCATCTTGCCCGTTGGCAGGGAAAGACAGCAGGCAGTTTTGGCATCTGGGGGGCCTATAGTTTTTATCCTACC
This Microcystis wesenbergii NRERC-220 DNA region includes the following protein-coding sequences:
- a CDS encoding DegT/DnrJ/EryC1/StrS family aminotransferase; the protein is MILMNDFAAEPEELIQAQINAVEKVIRSGWYILGKEVSNFEKIWAQRCQVSHAVGVANGMDAIEIGLRCLNLQSGDEVITTPLTAFATVLAIIRAGLVPVLADIDPQTGLLDTDSVERCLSNRTKAILLVHLYGQIAQIDRWLELSDNRNIILLEDCAQAHLARWQGKTAGSFGIWGAYSFYPTKNLGAIGDAGALVTNSETIANRAKILRNYGQSQRYHHPELGLNSRLDELQAALLSVRLQWLESFTQRRQQIAQAYFQGIDNAKIKLLAPPKALESHVYHLFVILTQERETLMRYLQEYDINTLIHYPIPVHYQPPCRELKTDPQGLKNTEYYAEHCLSIPCHHQMNDRDINYIIEVINDYK
- a CDS encoding NAD-dependent epimerase/dehydratase family protein, with amino-acid sequence MNNFKQFTNKNILITGGVGFIGSNLARKLVNLGANVTLVDSLIPEYGGNLFNIYDIKNQVTLNITDVRDPFAMAYLIQGQDFLFNLAGQTSHLDSMNDPQTDLDINASAQLSILEACRKHNQNITIIFASTRQLYGKPEYLPVDENHPIRPVDVNGINKLAGEWYHLLYNNVHKIRACALRLTNTYGPGMRVKDARQTFLGIWIRKLIEGKPIQVFGEGTQLRDFNYVDDVVDALLMVAGNDKANGEVFNLGSSEYINLKDLAALLVELYQDGTYELIPFPPERKIIDIGDYYSDYTKINQVIHWSPQVSLKEGLSKTLNYYRQNSRHYWQP